AATTTAAACTGTTGGTTTACAAATGGAATTTGAAAAAGTGAATGAGGGCTGCCTTTAGAATTCCTTTGTGTTCTTACGGAATTGTATTTGAACAAAACATCAAATAGACCCCAGACATCATTATCATCTCTTAAATGGCTTAATGCATATTCAAAAAATAAATCAGTGGAAAAAGCAATTGGACGGTAGTTACGGATATAATATAAATCCTCATACGGATGATTGAATAAATAATCACTCATCCCGTCTCGGATGTTTCCATTGACTGGGCCTTTTTTACCAGAAGCTGTATGGGCAAAAATAAATCCAAAATTACGAAGGAATTCTGCCGCATAAAATGCATTTTCTTCATCCAATATCCCGCGGCTTTTGGTTAGTTCAATCGTTGATTTTCGATATTCCTTGCGATAGATTTGGTTGTAACCTTGTAAAATGGTAGCAGCATATTCGAGTCGCCTCCATTTTTTTTCCTGTGCCATATAGATGATTTCATCTGTCATCCGAGATGACAACTCAGGGTTTTGGTCCATTAACATTTGTGAGATGCGAAGTTTAGGCCAAATGTCTGCTTCTGTTAGTTTTTCAGGGTCTTTTATTTTTTGTAATGCTTTGAGAGCAGATTCTGCACCACTCACCTTATAAAGTGATACAGAAATTAAGTCTTTTACTTCAGAAAGAGACATTGGTTCATTTAGAAATGGATGATGGATATCTGTTGACCAATTGGATAAATCTAACTTTAAATAATAATCCAAAGATTTTTTGTATTCTTTTTGGAAGTAAGCGAGAGCACCTAACTTCACATAAATACGATTAAGGATAGATGTTTTTTTCCCTCTAGCTGATTTTAGAAAATTCAAATAAGATTCTTCCGCACCCGGGTAATCGCCAGATAAAATTTGTAAAAATGCCAATCTTTCGATTGAATTTTCGCTCGTATTCCCATCTGTTATTTTTTCTAAATCCATTATCATTTTTTGAAAATGGATCCCTTCTCTGACAAAACCTAAAAAAGACAACTTAGCAGGTAAATCTTCATCAATTCGATCAAGGAGCGGTATCCACTCTAAATTCATATCCTCAAAAAAAGGTGAACTCACTCGCATAATGTTCACAAAATGTTTGTGCATGTCTTTGTCTTTCCCTGTGGGAAGATCGATATAGTATTGCAAACGAAACACACGGCATAGGGCATAGTAAGGTTTTGTTTTTTGACAATCCATTCGAACCATTGTCTTTTTCTCATCTTCTCCCGATTGGAAAAGATTGGTTCGCATATTCTTTGCTAAATTACGAAAATAGGTATTGGGTTCCTTTTGGATGTAGGTATCCAAAGTTTTGATGGCCTGTACTTCATCACCTTGGGATTGTTTCCATAAAGAGGTCAGTAAAAAATCGGCAAATGTATATTCCCCTTTTTTAATCCTCAGATCATATAGAATGTTTGCAATCCCTACTTTGTCTTTTTTTTTGAGATAGTATTCACCTAGCATCAAATAAAAGTCAATTTCCTGATTTGGTGTCAATGTTTCTGGAGTTTTGAACCTGTAATCCTCTCGGATGGCCAGTTGTTCTTTTCCTTGGATGAGTAATTTTCCTTGTGTTCCTGAAACAACCCAACCATGATTTCTTTGGTTTTGTGCGTATATAGATGTATAGGAAACTAGGAAGATGAAACTGAAAAAAATAGAAAGTGACAGTCGACTCTTCATCGTATCTTTGATTCTCTAGGACCAAGGGATTTGGTCAAGTGACATAAAGGGAAATGGCAGAAAGTTTCGATTACCAAAGCATTGTAGAGTGTTTCGACGAATTCATCATCATCATGGATATGAATTTAGAAATCCAATTCTCCCAAACCTCACCAAACCTCTACCTTCCCAACGATTCCATCGAGGTCGGCAAACACATCAAAGAACTCCCAATCATCCCTAGAGACGGACTCATTTTATCCAATTTGTGCCAGGAAACTTTGAGCCGGAGAATTCCTTTCCAGTTTTTCACCTCGCTACTTGGCAACCAGTATCGGATCGTAGGAAGATTTCTTGAAACCAAGTCAGGCCCTTCTGTCATTTTGCGGGGAGAACCTAACTTCAATATTGAAGGTGTGATCTTAGACAGTGGACCCTACGTCATTTTTCGTTACAAATTTGATTCAGAGTTTTTGATTACCTATGTATCTCCGAATGTTTCGATTAACTTAGGTTATCAAACCGGAGATTTCAAAAAAGGGATGTTGAAATTAGAAAATTTGGTGCATCCCGATGACAAACAACAAATTGAAATCGAAGAAAAAGAATACATCAAAAGTAAACAAAGGACCTACCAAAGGGAATTTCGTCTTAAAAAACCAGATGGCAACTTTATATATGTTTCAGAATACAGCGTTGTTAGTTACTACGACTCGTATCCTACGGAAAAGATTTCTTATCTTTCGGATATCAGCGAAAGAAAAGAAAAAGAAATAGAAATCAAAAACCAAAGGGATGAACTAAACCGAATTCGAGTTTTATTCGAAGAAACAAACGCAGCAGCAAACGTGGGAGCCTGGGAAGTAGACTTGGTTCATCATACTGTCTTTTGGGCAAAAGAAACAAAACGTATCCTCGAAGTTCCTGAAGATTATATTCCTAACCTTGAAAATGCTTTTCAATTTTACCCAATAGATTCTGAACAAAATGCTCTAAAGAAAGCATTCGAAGAAACCATTAACAATAAAACATCCTACGAACTTGTGTTACAAATCAAAACTTACACAGGAAAATTCAAATGGGTGCGTACAATTGGTCATGGAGTTTTTGAAAATGATACATGTATTCGTGTCTATGGAAGTTTCCAAGATATCACTAGTAGTGTCAATTTAGACAAACAAAAAGAAGAGGCATTATCCAAACTCGAATCTATATTAGATGCAACAACACATGTTACAATCATAGGAACTGATATTAATGGGATGATTACCCATTTCAATAAAGGAGCAGAATACCATTTACAGTATAAAGCAGAAGAAATGATTGGGAAAAATTCTCCTTCTATCTTACATAAGGAAGAAGAAGTATTATTCCGTGCAGAAAATCTATCACAAGAATATGGTGTTCCAATTTCTGGTTTTGAAACCCTTATCTACAAAGCGAAGTTTAGTGAATATGATTCACATGAATGGACCTATATCAGAAAAGATAAAACTGAATTCCCCGTGCAACTTGTCATCACTGCCAGTAGGAATTCAAAAGGTGAAATCACCGGATTTTTAGGGATAGGAATCGATATTTCTTCACAAAAGGCAACCGAAGAAGCCTTACGTGAAAGCGAAAGACGCTGGCAATTTGCACTCGAAGGATCAGGAGATGGAATTTGGGATTGGAATGCTGAAACTGACCAAGTTTATTTCTCCAATCAATGGAAGGCTATGCTTGGTTTCTCAGAATCGGAAATTGGCACGGATATTTCAGAATGGGAAAAAAGAGTCCATCCTGAAGATTTGAACGATTGTTTAGAGGCACTAGAGAAACACTATCGTGGTGAAACCAATATTTATATGAGTGAACACCGTATGCTGTGTAAAGATGGAACATATAAATGGATTTTAGATAGAGGAAAGGTCATCGAACGAACAGTAGATGGAAAACCATTACGTGTAATGGGGACACACACTGATATTACACACCGAAAGATATTAGAAAATGATCTGATCATTGCTAGAGAAAAAGCTGAAAAAGCATCGATTGCAAAATCAAATTTTTTGGCGAATATGAGCCATGAGATTCGAACTCCACTTAATGGTGTGATCGGTTTTGCTGATTTATTAATGCGCACTGAATTAAGCCAAGTCCAAAGAAAGTATATGGAAACTGTGCATTTATCTGCACTTTCACTTCTCGATTTGATCAATGATATCCTTGATTTTTCCAAAATTGAATCAGGGAAAATGGAACTTTATAAAGAAAGGGTCAACATTTATGATTTACTCCACCAAATTGCAGAAATCGTAAAACACAAAGCATACGAAAAAGGATTGGAACTCATATTAAACATATCTCCGAAAGTCCCTCGAAATGTTTTTGTCGATTCATTGCGACTTAGGCAAATCCTTTTGAATTTAATTGGTAATGCGCTTAAGTTCACTCTTCGAGGAGAAATCCAAATCAAATTAACATCAGAACCAATAAATCAAAACGAATATGAATTTTTATTCGAAGTCATCGACACAGGGATTGGGATTGATAAAGAAAATCAAACAAAAATTTTTGAAGTATTTGCCCAAGCAGATAGCTCCACAACACGGCAGTTTGGTGGAACAGGGCTTGGACTATCTATTTCTTCCAAACTATTACAACTTTTTGGTTCTAAAATTGAATTAGAATCAAAGTTACACGAAGGATCTAGATTTTATTTTAAATTCACAACGATTGCAGATAACGAACGTAACACTGAACCTAATCTAATGTCTATCAAAAAGGTTATGGTCGTCGATGACAATGATACCAATCTCACCGTTATCAAAGAAATGTTGGCATACAAAAACATTGAAACAATTACATTTAATTCACCTAAGCTGGCAATAGCAGATTTCCAAAAGGGAAACGAATATGACGTTGTGATTAGTGACTATAATATGCCTGATATGAATGGACTTGATTTCATTACACAATTGAAAAAAATTGCTGAAACTAAAAAATGCAAACTTCCTTTTTTAACCATTCATTCCTCGTCAAACGAAGAGACCATTTACGAAAAAGGAAAGGAGTTGGGGGTTGGTGTGATTTTACTGAAACCAATTCAAACCAATATCCTATACGAAAGTCTATATGATTTGATCTCTGGAAGGCACTCGGATATCAGCTCCAATGGTAAGGAAAAATTCAAACCTATCATCACAAATGAAAAAACTAAAGTGATGATCGTTGAAGACAACCCTGTAAACATGATGTTAACAAAAACCATTGTATCAAAAATATTACAATCTGCGATTATCATCGAAGCAACTAATGGAGTGGAAGCTGTAGAACATTTCAAAAAAACAGAACCTAATCTAATCCTAATGGACATCCAAATGCCAGAGATGAATGGTTATGATGCCACAAAAGAGATTCGCAAATTAACTATCGGGAAAAATGTTCCCATTATTGCTCTCACTGCTGGGACCCTCTCCGATGAAGAGAACAGGTGTTTGGAAAGTGGAATGAATGATTACATACCCAAACCAGTGGTATTAAATACCATCGCTGAAAAAATGAAACACTGGCTTCAAATCGGATAATCCGCCAACTTGATGGACGATTTGCACACTATTTCACACAAAACTCAATCCTATTTTTCGATAGACCATTGATTCTCGTATTCGTTTTGTAGGGATAATTTAACCATAAAAGATCCATTTCAGTAAAAGAGGTCATTTATGGCAGAACAAACCCAACACGCATTGGGAGACATAGCCGCACGTCAGCTGGCAAATACGGTCAAAACGAATGCACAATACGGCGCAATCACCCCACGTTTTTTAGTTAGGTTACTCGATTGGAAACCTTTAGAAGCAGGGGTTCTCCGAGTCAACCGCGTAAAATCCAATACTCAAGTGGATGTACTTTGCGGACAAAAGGGAGAACAAGAACTTCCAGAAACATTTGTTAACTACGAAGAAAAACCTCGTGAATACACTCTTAGTTTAATTTCCACAATCCTTGATGTTCAAACAAGAGTTTCAGATTTATACAGTTCTCCACACGAACAAATTAATGAACAACTACGACTAGCAATTGAAAGCGTTAAAGAAAAACAAGAATTGGAACTCATCAATAATGATGATTATGGATTATTAAAAAATGTTCCGGCTCACCAACGAATTAATACAAGAAAAGGACCTCCTACTCCGGATGATTTAGATGATTTGATTACAAAAGTTTGGAAAGAACCTTCTTTCTTTTTAGCACATCCACTTGCAATCGCTGCCTTTGGTCGTGAATGTACAAGAAGAGGTGTTCCTCCAGCAACTGTAACTCTGTTTGGTGCTCAATTTTTAACATGGAGAGGTCTGCCACTCATTCCTACTGATAAACTTCTTGTAAATGGAGAAACAACACCAAAGTCCGCAGTTGGAACTTCTAGTATTTTACTGTTGAGAGTTGGTGAAAAAAAACAAGGGGTAGTCGGATTATACCAATCAAACCTTCCAGGGGAACAAACTCCGGGACTTTCTGTTCGGTTTATGGGAATTAATCGATCAGCCATTGGATCCTATTTGATTTCTCTCTACTGCTCCGCAGCTATACTCACTGACGATGCGATTGCCTCACTCGACAATGTAGATGTGGGAAATTATTATGAATACAAATGATCCGAGTTTTTTAAATCTAAAACCGGACTCATTCATTAATGGTTCCTCATCGCATTTTCCTGACGAAAAAACGTTAGAAAAAATGGCGAAGGAAATGTATGGAGTATTGCAATCGTTTGGTGGAAGTAATCTACCGACAACAAGTTTTCCATTAAATGACTTCACTTCGAAAAATATTCCAAAAGAGTCCTTACCTTACTTAGAAGATTTAAAATTAACGGATACTGGTTTTTCCTATTCTGATTTTCAGTCTTTTCCGAGTATCAACATACCTCAGTCAGGTGGTGGGAACCTCGCATCCGCAAGGAGAGATTTTCCAATCCTAACAGAAACAGTCAATGGAAAACCATTGGTTTGGCTCGACAATGCCGCTACCACTCAAAAACCAACTTCTGTGATCGAAAGATTATCTCATTTTTATCTTCATGAGAATTCGAATATTCATCGTGCCGCTCACACTTTAGCGGCGAGGTCAACTGACGCATATGAAAAAGCGAGATCACTTGTCCAAGGTTTTATAGGAGCAGGGAGTGTTGAAGAAGTTGTGTTTGTAAGAGGAACGACAGAAGGTATCAATCTACTTTCCAATATTTTATCAGACAAATACATCCAATCAGGTGATGAAATTCTCATTACTCATTTAGAGCACCATGCAAACATCGTTCCTTGGCAAATGGTTTGCGCTAAAAAAGGAGCAAAACTAAGAGTTGCGCCAGTTGACGATTCAGGACAAATCATTCTAAGTGAATACGAACGTTTGTTAAACTCGAAGACAAAAATTGTTTCAATCACACAAGTTTCAAATGCTCTAGGTACTGTCGTTCCTGTAGAAGAGATGACAAAGTCTGCACATAAAGTAGGAGCCCTTGTGATTGTGGATGGAGCGCAATCCGTATCTCATATGCCTGTTAATGTCCAGGAAATTGATTGCGACTTCTTTGTCTTTAGTGGGCATAAACTTTTTGCTCCAACTGGCATCGGTGTTGTCTATGGAAAAAAATCGATATTAGATAGTTTGCCTCCTTGGCAAGGTGGAGGGAATATGATCAAAGATGTTAATTTTGATCACACTACCTTTCAAGATGCTCCCTTTCGTTTTGAAGCAGGAACTGGTAACATCGCCGACGCAGTTGGTCTAGGAGCTGCTATCGAATATTTGAATCGATTCGGAATGAAACATATTTCTGCATTCGAACACGATCTTTTGGAATATGGCACCAAAGAACTGTTAAAGGTTCCAGGACTCCATTTGATTGGAACAGCAAAAGATAAAGCCGGAGTTTTATCCTTTGTTATTGATGGATTCAAAACAGAAGAAATTGGGAAAAAACTAGCAGAAGAAGGCATTGCCGTTCGTGCCGGTCACCATTGTGCACAACCAATCTTAAGAAGATTTGGATTGGAATCAACCGTGAGACCTTCCCTCGCCTTTTACAATTCTTGTGAAGATATTGATTCACTCATAAGGGTGTTGTATGGATTAGGTAGCCGGAATCGTTTAGGTCTTTAGTTCAAATGGTAAAATCCAAACCTTGGATTTCATTCGAACTTCTGACTCTGACTTCTGATTTCTGATACACAACCGAATAAGGAGGAATGCTTTGGGTAATCCAAGCATTCCCTCCAATGATGGATTGTTTTCCAATGACCGTTTCACCACCTAGGATAGTGGCTCCTGCATAAATCACAACACCCTCTTCAATCGTTGGATGGCGTTTTTGTTTCGCCAAAGATTTGTTTACCGACAAAGCTCCAAGAGTCACACCTTGGTAAATTTTTACGTTGTCCGCAATACGTGTAGTTTCTCCGATCACAATCCCTGTTCCATGATCCATAAAAAATGCTCTTCCAATTTCTGCGCCGGGATGAATGTCAATTCCTGTTGCTTCATGAGCCACACCTGACAATAGCTTTGGAAAAATAGGCAATGATGCCTTAAAAAAATAATTCGCAACTCTGTGCACAGCACCAGCATAAAATCCTGAATAGGCGAGGATGACTTCATGAATACTTTCAGCAGCAGGATCACCTAAAAATGCTGCTTCTGCATCTTCCCACATCCATTGGTATAAACCAGGAAGTTTGGCAATGAAGTTATGTAAAATCTCATCTAACGCAACCAGACGACCAAGTTCTTTTTCAGCATATGTTGCATATGGTTCTAATAAGTTTTTCCAACGAATCCGAAAGAGTTCTAATTGGTCCATAATTTGTTCTTTGGATGAAAAGTTACGTTCTGAGTGATAACCAGAAAAGAGGATAGAGAACAATTCTTCCAAAAAACGGTTTGCCACTTGTTTACCACCCACCACTGTTTCAGGGATTGATTGGCGATTAAGTATTAAATTATATAATTCATCTTGCCCGTTCGATAACATATAAACTAGTTCGAAATGTATTGGAATCAATGAGAATGCGAAAAATTGGAATCTCTGAAAAACCAACTCAAAATCGATAAATCAGATGTACATCCAAGACAAAATATTGAATACGATTGTCCGATTGACCCCATTTCTTTCTCATGGACATTGTGCTAGTCTCTGTATCAAAACTTTCCAAAACCATCGGCGAAAAAAAACTTTTTACCAACCTTGATTTCTCTATCAGTGAAGGAGAAAAACTTGCCATCGTTGGAATCAATGGATCGGGTAAGTCTACCTTACTACGTGCCATACTGGGAAAAGAAGAAACAGACTCTGGACAAATCATCAAAAACAATAACCTAAAAATTGCTATCCTCGACCAAAATCCCATCTTTGATCCAAAGGAAACCATCCTCGACCATATTTACAAAGGAGACAACAAACTCGTTAAAACCATTCGTAAGTATGAAGACATATGTGAACGAATGAGCGAAGGGGAAGAAGGACTCGATGAAGAATTTACAAATGCCTCACAGGAAATGGATAGGCTTTCTGCTTGGGATTATGAACAACAAATCAAATCCATCTTACGTGAATTAGGTGTTGAAAAACTTGAACGTAAGATGTCTGAATTATCAGGTGGAATGTTAAAAAAGGTAGAACTTGCCAAATCTTTAATTGATGAAAGTAATTTACTGATTTTAGATGAGCCTACAAACCATTTGGATGTAAAATCCATATTATGGTTAGAAGACTATCTTGCCAACTTAGACAAGGCAATCCTTCTCATTACACATGATCGTTATTTTTTAGATCGGATCGTAACAAAAATTTTGGAACTTGATCGTGGGAATTATTTTTTATACGAAGGGAACTATTCAGTTTATTTAGAGAGAAAAGTCGAAAGAGAAGAAACTCTTCAAAAACAAGAAGACAAAATCAAACAATTTTTGAAACAAGAAGTGAAATGGCTCAAACGCCAACCTAAAGCTCGAACCACAAAACAAAAGGCAAGAATTGATCGAGCAAACGAATTACAATCGAGAGAAAAACGAGAAATCCAAAAAGATTTAGAACTGAGTGTCGCCGCAAAACGCCAAGGAAAAACTATATTAGAAATCCATAATCTCAAAAAATCAATTGGTGAAAAAGTTCTCATCAATGATTTTACCTATACTTTTAAAGCGAAGGAAAGACTGGGTATCATTGGTCCAAATGGAATCGGAAAATCCACTTTACTCAATTTAATGGCTGGACGACTAACACCAGATAGCGGCTATTTAAAACCAGGACTCAATACCAAAGTTGGATATTTTGACCAAACAAGTTCTGAACTTCCATTAGAACGAAATGTATTAGAATACATCAAAGATGTTGCAGGTGAGATGATTGAAACCGAATCTGGTGAAAAAATTTCAGCAGCGAAAATGTTGGAACGATTTTTATTTGATGGGAAATTACAATATACACCAATCGCCAAACTTTCTGGAGGTGAAAGACGAAGACTATTCCTAGTTCAAATTTTAATGACGGGTCCAAATTTTCTCATCTTGGATGAACCAACTAATGATTTGGATATCCAAACTCTTTCTGTTTTGGAATCCTTTTTAGATGAGTTCCCTGGCACTGTGGTGATTGTATCACATGATCGTTATTTTCTCGATCGAACCGCAGAAAGCTTACTCATCTTTCGCAAAGAAGGAAAACTCGACCACTTCATTGGAACTTTCTCTTCCTTTTTAGAACAAGATACATTAGAGATTGAAAACGAACCAGGTTCTAATCCACCCACAGTGATTCCAGAAAGGATTCAAACTGTGGAAAAACCTAAAAAATCAAAACAAGACCTAAAAAAAATCCAATCCCTAGAAAAAGACATCGCATCACTCGAAGAGAAAAAAACAATCTTAGAATCTAAATTGAGTACATTCGCAAATAATCATATGGAATTAAACAAAATAACGAAAGAAATCCAAACAATCGAGGCGGAAATTCTTTACAAAATGGAGGAATGGGAAATGTTTCATTCCGAATGAAAACGGTCCACTACACAAGAATTCTGCTTTGGACCCCCATTATCCTCATTGGGTATTTTATAGCCGCACAGGTTGGATTTAATATTGCCTTCCTCAATAGCCAAGTTTCACCCGTTTGGCCCCCAGAAGGAGTAGGACTCTCCTCCCTTTTGCTCCTTGGTCCTGTGGCTTTGCCAGGAATATACCTCGGTGCTACCTTTGCGAATTTTTATAATAACCCACACTTCCAAACAGCGTTTATTATAGGGATCGGAAACACTCTCAGTAGTTATGTCAATTATAGTATTATCAAACGAGTAACGGAAAAAACAGATCCATTGTATTCAACAAAGGATTTAATTTATTTCTTAAGCATTGGAACCTTTCCTGGATCATTTATTAGTGCAGTACTTGGAGTCACAAGTTTATGGTATTGGGATTTTTTATCTTCTGAATTGTACTTCAATGTGTTCTTTACTTGGTTTTCAGGTGAGATGCTTGGGTTTCTCATCGTAGCACCCCTACTTTATGTTTGGTTTTATCCTAAATCCAAATTAAATTTAGAACTATCTAAACAATTAGAACTTTTCCTCTGGATCATCATTGTATATATTTCGGGCTCTATTGCTTTTAGCGATGAATGGCCCCTTCTTTTTCTTCCCATCCCTTTTGTCATTGTCACAAGTATTCGGTTCCGCCAATTTGGTGCCACTTTATCAACTGTTGTTTTATCTTACACTGCTGTCACACTCACAATAGAAGGGAAAGGTGTATTTGCGAGGCGAGATGCCAGCGGCCTTTCAATCAATGATTCACTGATCTTTTTAGATGCGTTTTTATTTTGTATCAGTGGGATTGCCTATTTCCTTGTCACTGCCACACGAGAAAGAGAACGAGCCCAAGAAACTTCTCTAAAGTCATTACAAGTGTTAAACGAACTTAAAGAAAAAGCCAATGAGGAATTGGAACAAAAAGTTTTAGAACGTACTGCTGTCATCGAAGAACAAAGGATCGAAATTGAAAAACAATTGGATATGGCGAAACGCATCCAAGAATCGCTTTTCCCACAAAAAGAAATTGTACCCAATGGCGTAGAAATTTTATTCAAAAATATCCCAATGATGAAAGTTGGTGGTGATTTATATGATATTATCTGGAAACAAGACAAACAAGAATTAGGTGTATTTATCTGCGATGTATCTGGGCATGGGATCCCAGCTGCCTTATTAAGTGCTCTTGTTAAAACTTCACTTGAAAAATGGAAAGAAGACCCCAAGGACTTAAAAGAAAGTTTGGAATCGATCCGTACCCAAATCATTCCAAATTTAAGAGAACATTTTGTAACCGCAAGCCTCGTCCATTTACAGACGGAGACTGGTGTTCTCACTTTTGCACGCGCAGGCCATTTCCCTTTATTCATCATTCGAAATTCGGGTGCCATATTTAGTTTAAAACCGATGGGAAGGATCATCACACCAATCTTCGATATCCTAGCGGAAGAAGAAAAGTTCCAACTTGAAAAAGGAGATTTGATTGTGATGTTAACAGATGGCCTCACAGAAGCAAGAGATCCTTCCTCCTTACAAATGTTTGGTGAAGATAATCTCCTACAACTTGTATGTGACCTCCGAAGCCAACCTTTAATAACAATTCGAGATGAAGTATTCCAATTCGTCATCCACCTTTCGGGAGGAATTCGTGCCATCCAAGACGATTTAACTCTTGGACTGATTCGTTACACGGGCGTATAAAGTAAAAACAAATCCAAACTTTAGTATGTGGACAAGGATCCCAATCTTTCATCATCTGATCGTCTTCATGCATATGGAGGTGTTAAAAACTCTTCAATACATGGAAGAAGGATCTCCGATCGTTCCTCTTCGTTCATAGGTCCTAAGTCTCCTCCTTTATTGAAACGATTCACAGATCTTTGATAATCTGAATGATTGATCAAAAATGCCAGTTCAACTAGTTCTATTGAATTTCCATGAATTTGTCTAATATAAGCGCTACAAGAGATATAGGATCCGAAACTAGTGTTCTTTTGACGAAAGTACCTAATTTTATAAACAACTCCATATGGTGTATAACTTTGTAAATGATTTGGGAAATGTTTCTTTTTTGTATCCATCCAATCGTAAAAATATACCAAAACTGACTCATTGTTCATGGAACATCATTGCTTTCATTTGCCACATCACTTCGAAGGTTTAAAGATATTTCATCAATGGCTTCTTGGAATCCTTGTAAATACATGGTAGATACAATGTTTGGTTCATTAAAAGCATTCCCAAAATCACGTTTTTGAAATCGGTAAGGTATAAAAATGTACCAAGGGCTGATATAGCGTGTTGCCATTTGGGTATTCTTTTTCTCAGTGACCAAACGGTTTTGGTGGTATAATTTAACCGTTATTTCTAAATTTAATTTCTCTTGGCATGGGTATAAACAAAGAGTTAACATTTGTAATACTTGAACTAGATTCCCTTCTTCCCAATCACTCTTGGGCCGATTTGCTACTACAAAAAGTACATAGTCTGTTTTAACATTCGTAAGTTCAAAATTTTTATCGTCTATGTTGTGAACATAGACTGTTTTCCATTGGTATCGAGAATATCCTATTTGTTTTTGTTGTTTTGAAAAGTATTCATTCCATGGCATTCCAAACATGGGATTGATTTCAACATATCGTTTATGCCCTTTCTGATAGAACATTCGGTTTTGGTTTAAAATGGTGATGGATTCACCAATTTTGTTTTTCTCCAGTTCTTTCGGGAAGGTCCTGAGTTGGTGTTCTAAATTGGCAAAGGCACATTGAGTTATAAATAAAATACAACAGATTAAAATATATTTCACAGACAGATCATTCCTTGGTTTGGGGAGGGGTTAAAAATTCTTCGATGCAAGGAAGAAGGATTTCAGCCCTTTCCTTTTCATTCATGGGGCCAAGTTCACCACCCCGAGGGATCATGGATTTATGATAGTCTGCGTAATTGACATTGAAAATCATCTCTAACATCTCGATGGATTTGGTATTGGTTTGGCGGAGGTAAGCTGCGCAGGAAATAAAGGAACCAATCGAAGTCAACTCTCTCCGAAAG
The Leptospira bouyouniensis DNA segment above includes these coding regions:
- a CDS encoding PAS domain-containing hybrid sensor histidine kinase/response regulator, with the protein product MAESFDYQSIVECFDEFIIIMDMNLEIQFSQTSPNLYLPNDSIEVGKHIKELPIIPRDGLILSNLCQETLSRRIPFQFFTSLLGNQYRIVGRFLETKSGPSVILRGEPNFNIEGVILDSGPYVIFRYKFDSEFLITYVSPNVSINLGYQTGDFKKGMLKLENLVHPDDKQQIEIEEKEYIKSKQRTYQREFRLKKPDGNFIYVSEYSVVSYYDSYPTEKISYLSDISERKEKEIEIKNQRDELNRIRVLFEETNAAANVGAWEVDLVHHTVFWAKETKRILEVPEDYIPNLENAFQFYPIDSEQNALKKAFEETINNKTSYELVLQIKTYTGKFKWVRTIGHGVFENDTCIRVYGSFQDITSSVNLDKQKEEALSKLESILDATTHVTIIGTDINGMITHFNKGAEYHLQYKAEEMIGKNSPSILHKEEEVLFRAENLSQEYGVPISGFETLIYKAKFSEYDSHEWTYIRKDKTEFPVQLVITASRNSKGEITGFLGIGIDISSQKATEEALRESERRWQFALEGSGDGIWDWNAETDQVYFSNQWKAMLGFSESEIGTDISEWEKRVHPEDLNDCLEALEKHYRGETNIYMSEHRMLCKDGTYKWILDRGKVIERTVDGKPLRVMGTHTDITHRKILENDLIIAREKAEKASIAKSNFLANMSHEIRTPLNGVIGFADLLMRTELSQVQRKYMETVHLSALSLLDLINDILDFSKIESGKMELYKERVNIYDLLHQIAEIVKHKAYEKGLELILNISPKVPRNVFVDSLRLRQILLNLIGNALKFTLRGEIQIKLTSEPINQNEYEFLFEVIDTGIGIDKENQTKIFEVFAQADSSTTRQFGGTGLGLSISSKLLQLFGSKIELESKLHEGSRFYFKFTTIADNERNTEPNLMSIKKVMVVDDNDTNLTVIKEMLAYKNIETITFNSPKLAIADFQKGNEYDVVISDYNMPDMNGLDFITQLKKIAETKKCKLPFLTIHSSSNEETIYEKGKELGVGVILLKPIQTNILYESLYDLISGRHSDISSNGKEKFKPIITNEKTKVMIVEDNPVNMMLTKTIVSKILQSAIIIEATNGVEAVEHFKKTEPNLILMDIQMPEMNGYDATKEIRKLTIGKNVPIIALTAGTLSDEENRCLESGMNDYIPKPVVLNTIAEKMKHWLQIG
- a CDS encoding family 2A encapsulin nanocompartment shell protein, whose protein sequence is MAEQTQHALGDIAARQLANTVKTNAQYGAITPRFLVRLLDWKPLEAGVLRVNRVKSNTQVDVLCGQKGEQELPETFVNYEEKPREYTLSLISTILDVQTRVSDLYSSPHEQINEQLRLAIESVKEKQELELINNDDYGLLKNVPAHQRINTRKGPPTPDDLDDLITKVWKEPSFFLAHPLAIAAFGRECTRRGVPPATVTLFGAQFLTWRGLPLIPTDKLLVNGETTPKSAVGTSSILLLRVGEKKQGVVGLYQSNLPGEQTPGLSVRFMGINRSAIGSYLISLYCSAAILTDDAIASLDNVDVGNYYEYK
- a CDS encoding family 2A encapsulin nanocompartment cargo protein cysteine desulfurase, with the translated sequence MNTNDPSFLNLKPDSFINGSSSHFPDEKTLEKMAKEMYGVLQSFGGSNLPTTSFPLNDFTSKNIPKESLPYLEDLKLTDTGFSYSDFQSFPSINIPQSGGGNLASARRDFPILTETVNGKPLVWLDNAATTQKPTSVIERLSHFYLHENSNIHRAAHTLAARSTDAYEKARSLVQGFIGAGSVEEVVFVRGTTEGINLLSNILSDKYIQSGDEILITHLEHHANIVPWQMVCAKKGAKLRVAPVDDSGQIILSEYERLLNSKTKIVSITQVSNALGTVVPVEEMTKSAHKVGALVIVDGAQSVSHMPVNVQEIDCDFFVFSGHKLFAPTGIGVVYGKKSILDSLPPWQGGGNMIKDVNFDHTTFQDAPFRFEAGTGNIADAVGLGAAIEYLNRFGMKHISAFEHDLLEYGTKELLKVPGLHLIGTAKDKAGVLSFVIDGFKTEEIGKKLAEEGIAVRAGHHCAQPILRRFGLESTVRPSLAFYNSCEDIDSLIRVLYGLGSRNRLGL